GGTCGTAATCATGTGGCGCCGGCGATCTGCGAACTGTCCCGGGAATGCCCCAAACTCGACATTCGTCTGGACGTCTTCGACCGCGTGGTGGATCTGGTGGGCGAGGGCTTCGATCTGGAAATTCTGGTCGGGGACGATGTGCCGGGTCAGCACATCGCCCGCAAACTGGTCAGCAACCGGCGTGTGCTGTGCGCCACGCCGGAGTATCTGGAACGCCGGGGCACGCCGCAGTCGCTTGAAGACCTCAAAAACCATGATTGTCTGGTGCTAAAGGAACGCAACAATGCCTTCGGTATCTGGAACCTGACCAAGGACGGGCAGGAAGAATCGGTGCGAGTCAGCGGCCCGCTGTCCTCCAACAGCGGCGAGATTGTGCTGGAGTGGGCCTTGAGCGGCGGCGGGATTCTGCTGCGCTCGATGTGGGACGTCAAACCGATGCTCGAGCAAGGGCGGCTAGTGCAGGTGCTGGAGGAGTACACCCAGAGCGCCAACGTCTGGGCGGTCTATCCGGTGCGGCTCAGTGAGTCGGCGAAACTGCGGGTGTGCGTGGAATTTCTGGAAGAGTACTTCCGCGATTTGTCTGTGGAGTGAAAACGGGCGGTTCAATGAACCGCCCGTTTTTTTGCCATCAACCCAGCCAGGGATTGTCCGCCAGATGCCGCGCTTCAAAGGCGCGGATCTGCTCGGTGCGTTGCAGCGTGGTGCCGATGGCGTCCAGCCCCAGCTGCAACGACTGTTTGCGCAACTGATCGATCTCGAATCCGATCTGTGTGCCGTCTGCCAGCTCGATGCTCTGCTGCGCCAGGTTCACGCTGATCCGCGCGGTTGCCGGGACGCTGACTGACTCCGCCACACGCTTGAACTGCGCGTCGTCCAGCTGAATCGCCAACACGCCATTGCGCTGGCAGTTGTCGTAGAAAATCCCGGCAAACGTGGTGCCGATCAAGGCCCTGATTCCCACTTGCTTCAAGCCCCACACCGCGTGCTCGCGGCTGGAGCCGCAGCCGAAGTTGGGGCCGGTCACCAGAAACGCCGCGTCCTGCCAGGCCGGCTGGTTGAGCACGAATTCAGGGTTGGGTTCGCCGCAGGCGAGAAAGCGCAGATCGAAGAACAGCCCGCGATCCAGTCCCTGACGATCGATGCCCTTGAGAAACTGCTTGGGCATGATCACGTCGGTGTCGATGTTGGACGCAAGAAACGGTGCGGCGCTGCCGCTGACGGTGTCGAAAGGTTGCATGGTTCAAGCCTCCAGCGCGACGGTGCGCACGTCAGTCAAATGGCCGCTGATGGCGGCGGCTGCGGCCATCGCCGGGCTCATCAGGTGGGTGCGCGCACCGGCGCCCTGACGGCCTTCGAAGTTGCGATTGGTGCTCGACGCACAACGATCACCCGGCGCGAGCACGTCGTCGTTCATCGCCAGGCACATCGAGCAGCCCGATTGCCGCCATTCGAAACCGGCGTCGAGAAAGATCTGCGCCAGGCCTTCGTCCTCGGCCTGATTGCGCACTAGCGTCGAACCAGGAACGATCATCGCCCGCACGTGGGCCGCCACACGCTTGCCGCGTACCACGCGGGCGACGTCGCGCAAGTCTTCGATCCGCGCATTGGTGCAGGAACCGATGAAGGCATGGCTGATCGTCACTTCGTTCAGCGGCATGCCGGGTTTCAGGCCCATGTAATCGAGTGCGCGCTGCAGGCCCTGACGCAGGATCGGATCGGGCTGGGCGGCCGGGTCCGGCACGTGTCCGCTGACCGGCGAGGCCTGATCGGGGCTGGTGCCCCAGGTCACCATCGGCTCCAGCGCGGCGACGTCGAGGCTGACTTCACGATCGAACACCGCGCCATGATCACTGTGCAGGGTTTTCCAGCGCTCGACGGCCTGCTCCCAGATCTTGCCCTTGGGCGCACGCGGCTTCAGTTGCAGGTAAGCGAACACCTTGTCATCCGGCGCCATGAACGCACCCCGGGCGCCGGCCTCGACGGCCATGTTGCAGATGGTCATGCGCGCCTCGACGCTGAGGGCGCTGATGGCCGGGCCGGTGAACTCGATGGCGTAACCGGTGGCGCCGGACGCGCCGATCTTCTCGATCAGCGCCATGATGATGTCCTTGGACGTGACGCCTTCGGCCAGCTCGCCGTTGACCGTCACCCGCAGGGTTTTCAGGCGTTTGTAGACCAGCGTCTGTGTCGCCAGCAGGTGCTCGATTTCCGAAGTGCCAATGCCGAAACCGAAGGCGCCCAGTGCGCCGTAAGTGGTGGTGTGGCTGTCACCAGCGGCGACCACCATGCCCGGCAAAATGAAGCCCTGTTCCGGCGCCACGACGTGTTCGATGCCCTGGCGCTTGTCGAGCACATCGAACAGCTCGATGCCGAAGTCGCGGCAGTTTTCTTCGAAGTAC
The window above is part of the Pseudomonas fluorescens genome. Proteins encoded here:
- the leuC gene encoding 3-isopropylmalate dehydratase large subunit; this translates as MPSPRTLYQKHIDSHTVCTLDDQGHVLLYIDRQVANEYTSPQAFSGLRDAGRTVWRPAATLAVVDHVNPTAPKRIATMPDAGGARQVSYFEENCRDFGIELFDVLDKRQGIEHVVAPEQGFILPGMVVAAGDSHTTTYGALGAFGFGIGTSEIEHLLATQTLVYKRLKTLRVTVNGELAEGVTSKDIIMALIEKIGASGATGYAIEFTGPAISALSVEARMTICNMAVEAGARGAFMAPDDKVFAYLQLKPRAPKGKIWEQAVERWKTLHSDHGAVFDREVSLDVAALEPMVTWGTSPDQASPVSGHVPDPAAQPDPILRQGLQRALDYMGLKPGMPLNEVTISHAFIGSCTNARIEDLRDVARVVRGKRVAAHVRAMIVPGSTLVRNQAEDEGLAQIFLDAGFEWRQSGCSMCLAMNDDVLAPGDRCASSTNRNFEGRQGAGARTHLMSPAMAAAAAISGHLTDVRTVALEA
- a CDS encoding LysR substrate-binding domain-containing protein, translating into MSLNPFPLPEDLKVFLTVIRKNSFASAADELGYSPAYVSKRISVLETTLATKLLHRTTRRIALTDDGERVRIWAEKLLGDFDQFLGEISQARHQPAGSLHICSSFGFGRNHVAPAICELSRECPKLDIRLDVFDRVVDLVGEGFDLEILVGDDVPGQHIARKLVSNRRVLCATPEYLERRGTPQSLEDLKNHDCLVLKERNNAFGIWNLTKDGQEESVRVSGPLSSNSGEIVLEWALSGGGILLRSMWDVKPMLEQGRLVQVLEEYTQSANVWAVYPVRLSESAKLRVCVEFLEEYFRDLSVE
- the leuD gene encoding 3-isopropylmalate dehydratase small subunit, with the protein product MQPFDTVSGSAAPFLASNIDTDVIMPKQFLKGIDRQGLDRGLFFDLRFLACGEPNPEFVLNQPAWQDAAFLVTGPNFGCGSSREHAVWGLKQVGIRALIGTTFAGIFYDNCQRNGVLAIQLDDAQFKRVAESVSVPATARISVNLAQQSIELADGTQIGFEIDQLRKQSLQLGLDAIGTTLQRTEQIRAFEARHLADNPWLG